The following DNA comes from Camelina sativa cultivar DH55 chromosome 14, Cs, whole genome shotgun sequence.
attacgtTTTTATATGTTTACCGTCATTTCAAAgataatattatagttttatatttgatctaatattttttcttttaacacaaacagaattatacatttatttagtactatatatatttaattaatttaataaaataaccgtAAAACTAGTCCTCAATTAATTCTCATTTAATCTTCGATTTTTTTGATAGGCGCTAGGTCTATCCTGATCGTCCGACTAGTGCctaacaatttctaaaatatgcaccattttacaataaaaaatcggaaaaaaaaaattttttggTAGGAAATATAAACTTCAATCTATAAATAGGAAGAGGTCGAAATGACATCCTCTCAATAATTACCTACACAAATCTGTTTAAACTTGTGTTAGAAACAAGTTAAGTATGTGTTTACCTTAATGTTTGAATAAGTgtgttaaatttaataatatactccgttttaaaatataagatgttttgagtgaaaACATGCTGATTAAGAAATGACCACtgtaaaaaagttcaaccaatcataaacaaaactacataatagaaaatattaaataaatctaaaaatagtatagaaatttaaaaatattttatattatgaaacaaaaaaattctaaaatatcttatatttatattatgaaatggagAGTGTACGAAAGTTGTAAAAGAAGATGAGAATGGTAGGGAAgagtaataaataaatgataaacaataaaaagtaaCATTTGTCATGTTGTTTCTCGATATCTGTAGCACACACTTGTTCAGTGCCTCTTCGAACCACCCCATCGCCATTGGATCTTTCGAGACAGATAGATATGTCTAACGTTCTTAATCTCATTCCTAAGGTTTTCCATTCATTGATGTGTCTGGATTCACGTTTGTCAGATCGTCTCCATTGTGTCTCCATTGTGTCAAATGCTCGCCCTTGTCACCGCCTTAATGTGACAATATCACTGGTCACATGAAACGATCGTgatgtttaattattattataatgatCCCAGTCCCCATCTTagctatataaatataataatagaaaCCACGGATCAACTAACCTCAACAACTGATCTCAAATTGATACGGATAAGCCTTGCAACTTTCGAAATCTGGTGGAGAGATGTATTGTATATACGTTTGACCAGCCTCCTCCTGCAACATATAGATGGAATGTGAGCAGGCTCATTCGAACAGTTTGAGCGCCATCTATGTCCCATgagaatgtaaaaatataaagcGAGAGGAAGTTACCCTATAGAGAATTTGCAAAGAGAATCAATCTCTTCAATGAAATTTGTATTGGGCGCATCTGCCATAGTCAGATCAAACATGCATCTGACAATGAGCTCGTAGAAGGGACATTGAAGAATGTAATAACTATACTCGGTGGCAACCGCTTTGACCAACAGGGTGGTGGACCAAACATTATACTTGGCTGAGCAATTTGTTACGGCCCGTTTTCGCTTTGGGCCcatatattttacaatatatataaccagCAACAATACTCAgcagtaaaataaattaaacttttagATCCATTTTTCCCACAGTTCTCTTTTTTTggcttattcttttctttttttagtcaaaccaaattattattttttcctaaatttttcaaatttaaatccCATGTATGGTAAGCTTTGTCAATAGGTTGGATAGTTAGAGAGACCAAAACCATGatggtttttacctttttatagAGGAGTAGGCGAGAGTAGCCTAAGCTTTTATAATAACTAGTACTCTACTCAAGCGCTCGTTAGTGCGATCGACATACATTATTATGTGGTGTAAAAAATCACTAAAAagaattgtgtgttttaaaagAGATTGCAATACCTTGGTTGATCTAGtcagagaagagaaaaacaacTTTGGAAATTGGAACATAATCCAGTTTGCATGGAATCCGAGATCGGCAAATAAAAgacatatttatcaaaaaaaaaaaaacgtaactaTCAGTTGAAGAATAATGCAAGTTCCATTGTTAATTCATTTTTCATATCTCTTGGTTGCATTTTCGGATGTTAACTAAATAAATGGTTTCACATATCTTGCTAACGTCCACTATATAACAACGAAGGGACCATCGGCCtcaaaaacataacataaaacaaaggcaaataaatttattttctaaatttctttgtttttttttttttttaaagccatGGTTACAATTGTACTCACGTGATAGTACTCTAGAATTTTAAAGTAGTAGTAGATATGGACCACCAAACATATCCATTATGTTAAAATCCATTTGTCTATCAATTCATGGTCTAACAAAATGTAGTAAATGCGGTAAGGGGGGAATGGAGGGAAAAGCTGAGTTCAAAACTTGAAACTGGACCAACCATAGTACCATACAGTAAAATTtgtatgagtatatatatataaataaaccttatatctctctctttaacttttttcttattgtgtgactttgtttgtgttttttgaaTATAAACTAGATCTACCTTTTAGGATTTAAACATTATTAGGGCCACGACTTCTTGTTGTTACGTCCATCTCTCACTAGCATTTTTAAGGTCAATTATTAAACTTTAGACTTTAGAGTAACtatcttcattcttcaatcaTTTCTATTTGTTACtgttataaacaaattaaagattACTACATAACAAGAGCAAACAAAGGTGTGACAAGAAACAtcaacaaaattctaaaaagcAAGAAGACGAAACTAAGGCCAGAAGGAACAATATCTCTGCAGCATTTTAACATATACACCACTCCACTCGGCCCGGCACTCACGATGTAGTTTTATCGTTGTTGGGACCTTCGATTtggactgtttttttttgttttttttgtttttttaggtgtGTGGTAATTTAAGCGATTTGCTACaaaagtgaaaaaggaaaaaaaaccatgtgaacacgaaaaaagaaaaagaaaatatgaaaacaaaaagttgtaaTAATGGCTAAGGGATTTCTACTTGTAGCTCGGTTGCTTGCTTCTCATTAAATTAGTAAACGGTGTGGAATTAATGGCACATATACCATTGTACGTAAAAAGGATAATAAATATGGCAAattaaaaatcacatttatACCCAAATTATTACCCATATCTCACGGGGTTTATCACCCAAATCTATGTTTAAGTACGCTACTAAATTCATATAATTAAGGACTAATTAAACTAACTCAACTTTTTCCCCCAATAAACTCACTTCgttttcgtctctctctctctcccccatATGGACTTATGGTCAACACTCAAcaggtcaatttttttttttttttttaatttcatttttctctgtacataaaaataatgttttctttttgaaaaacacTGTTTTAATGTCGTTAGTAAaggttatatttttctttttatttttatattttccttaattatttCTAAATGTGTCTTCTTTTATCGTTTAAACCAAACTAAAGAGCGGATTCACCATCTCGATCTGTCTCCAAAGCTcctatcttttttcttcttctcctgaaggttttttttttctggagcTTTCTCATCAGGTTCTCTAATCTCAGTCTTTCaactttaattttgttaagaaaGTTTTGATATTTCTGCTTGTGCATCCGCGTTATCTGCATTTCGTTTGCGTTTTGAGCCGCCgcaagttttcaactttttatgtgttttttttttttttttcggatttCTTGCAAAGATGCCCATGTTTTTAAGGGTTTCTTAAGAAGAGAATGCGAGTTGATTTTAAGGCATAGGGTTTTGTGGGTTCCTTTGAGATTTCTTTAGATGTTGAAAGCTCTGATTCATGGGTTTGCTTAGGTTTCTCACGATCTGTTCGTTTCCCCAAGAAAATGTGGctgagaaaatatttataaacccCCCAACATAGAAAGGAAGAGTAGTTGGATTCTCGAATATTGATTTtcctaatattttttcttcatattttagattttgtaaaattgagGTTCTTTTCTGCATTACTGTTTGCATTGTTCGATAAGGAAATCAAATAACTTTTTGATTCTACCATTGAATCTTACggagtttttgaaaacaaaaaagtttgaaCCTTTGGAGcttgtatgtatgtatatcttCTATTGATACTATTGGTTCAGTGGACCAAAATTTTcctggaaagtttccaaaaaatctAGTTGGTTCTAGTTTTGAGTCAATCTggccatcttttttttatatgcgTTGTTGCAGATGAGCAATCTGATCTCTCTCTATTGCATTAAAGGTTGATCTTTTGTGTTCTCTTGTCTTTCAATTTGACAGATCGGGAGGAAGATGATGCAGTCCTAAGACTCAAGACTTCTTCAAGGCTGTGTCTTCTCGTGGGATTTTTATAACATGGGGAAGGAAAATGATGTGTCTCGTCCATTCACTCGTGCCCGTGCCTCTGCTTTGCGCGCTGCAGAAATGACTTCTACTACACAGAATCAACAGAGAGCAAACGCAAAAAGACCAGCCTTGGAGGATACAAGAGCCACTGCACccaacaagaggaagaagcgaGCGGCTCTAGGGGAGATCACAAATGTTAACTCCAATGCAGATATACTTGAGGTTGTTAAAAGTACATTCTGTTTCTTTTTAGTGTTTGGCTTCCTGTGATATCTTGTGAAGTAATATATGCATCTCTGGGACATGGGTTTTGCCATTTCAGGCCAAAGACATTAAGCAGATAAAGAAAGGACGGGGTTCATCCCAGTTGACATCTTCTGTAACTTCAGAAGTCACAGATCTTCAGTCCGGTACTGATGCAAAAGTAGAAGTTGTATCAAATACAACAGGAAACCTGTCTCTCTGTAAAGGCACAAATGACACAGCTGATAACTGTATTGAGAAGTGGAATTTCAAATTGCCTCCAAGACCACTTGGGAGATCAGCTTCTACAGGTGATCTATTTGACACAAATTTTCATGTGATTAGTTCCTATTGTATAAAGGAGTGGTCTTTACTGACTTATAAACCCTTTTTCTGCAAATGTTTGCAGCTGAGAAAAGTGCTGTTGTTGGTAGTTCAACTGTACCAGATATTCCAAAATTTGTAGACATTGATTCAGATGACAAGGATCCTTTACTGTGTTGCCTCTACGCCCCTGATATCTACTACAATTTGCGTGTTTCAGAGGTAATTCCTAGGCTTTGGTAGTCTCTATAGATATTTGTTAAGCCAACGCTCTGGAAGTTTGATTCCTTCTGCTTCTGTGTCACTTCTCTTCTGGCAGCTTAAACGCAGACCAGTTCCTGACTTTATGGAGAGAGTACAAAAGGATGTCACCCAGTCCATGCGGGGGATTCTGGTTGATTGGCTTGTGGAGGTTAGTGTTTAGGttcacttttgagttttgatgcTAACTTTTGTAGCTTCTATGCCATTTTCCAGGTTCTCACAAAAAATGCCTGATTTCAATCACAGGTCTCTGAGGAATACACACTTGTACCTGATACTCTCTACCTCACAGTGTATCTCATAGACTGCTTCCTCCATGGAAACTACGTGCAAAGACAGCAACTACAACTACTCGGCATCACTTGCATGCTAATTGCCTCGTATGTTCCTCTCAAATCTCACTAGTAAATCTCGTCTCAAAAGTGAAACTAaacttatatttgtttatacatACAACTTTACAGGAAGTATGAGGAAATCTGTGCGCCACGCATTGAGGAGTTTTGCTTCATTACGGATAACACCTACACAAGAGATCAGGTATACCGAGATTGCTGTCTAAAACCTAGAAAAGAAAGTGTGTAATGTACTAATGTGTTATTGAAATCTTGATGTGCAGGTTTTGGAAATGGAGAACCAGGTACTTAAGCATTTTAGCTTTCAAATATACACTCCCACTCCAAAAACGTTCCTCAGGAGATTTATCAGAGCAGCACACGCCTCTCACCTGGTAATGCATTTTGCAATTTGCTCACCTATCTCTTCTTGTTACAAAGTTTAGTAGAAAGACTGACGATGTTTGATTGCTGATTCGGCAGAGCCTTGAAGTCGAGTTTCTAGCCAGCTATCTAACGGAGTTGACATTAATAGACTACCATTTCTTGAAGTTTCTTCCTTCCGTCGTTGCTGCTTCAGCGGTTTTTCTTGCCAAGTGGACATTGGACCAATCAAACCACCCATGGGTCTGTAATGttgcttctctttctttataTCCAGACACACTTTAGTTCCACAAAATgttaaccttcttttttttctttttttttgttgcctgCAGAATCCAACACTTGAGCATTACACAACGTACAAAGCGGCGGATCTGAAAGCATCTGTGTATGCCTTACAAAATCTGCAGCTTAACACCAACGGTTGCCCCTTAAGTGCTATACGCATGAAGTATAGACAAGAGAAAGTAAGCTTATACAGTTAAAGCCACATACAAAGACCTGTTTGGTATTGTTTGAGTTTGGTTTCCTTGATTCTCATAAGACTTATTTTGGATTTGCAGTTCAAATCTGTGGCGGTTCTCATGTCTCCAAAGCTACTTGACACCCTATTCTGAAGGTTTCAACTCCTAACCGATAATAGATTTGTCACATTGGCCCATTTCGTCTTCATTCATCTATTACTCTTTGTTCATAAAACAGTTCCCACAGTCCCACTCATCTAATACCTGATTAGAAATTCGGTTTAGCCTAGTTTGATCCCCTGGTTTGGTTCTTCCAAACCCCGGCACATCTAATCGGTGACAAGAGGTTATATTTACTGTAACGAGAATGTACATTTTTCTCCCATCTTGAGGCAATGTAAACAGATTCGAAGTTTCAATATCATTTTTCTGATATGAAGTAGTTTTAAGTATTGATATCACCGTAGTTCATAACTTTTTTCCACTTtcatttataattgattttatttgttatccAGAACCGGCTTTAGACTTTAGTCCAGTgaccaaaagataaaaagatgaataaattatgtaaaagaaaacaacttCTATAGATTGTCAATTCAAAAATTTCGGAAACCTTGGACTTCCGAAGAGACATATTGAGTAGAGTACTACGTGATGATGAAACTTGAAAAATATTGAGGAAGTATTATTATCTAGAGATTTCTCTAAGGCTCACTCACATTCACATGTGACTATATAAAAAACCATTCATCCTCTGTTACATGATCTCTTCATAATCCTTAACCTCTTGCATGATCCAAGGAACATTCTGCACAtaaataattgtataatttattagaaatcaACTAAAAGAAAACGAAACTTAATTGAAGTTATAGAGGTAACTGGAAACATACTCCCAAGGAACGTCTCCCGCAAGCATCCAATCTCCATCTCTATCCTCATATATTGGTACGCATTCACTTTCCTTTAAAGTATCATCTTCATTTCCATACATAAACAATATTGTTAATAACTATACGTTTTGATCATTGATGGCCTTAATTAaagaccaaaaccaaaaagagttCAGAACTAACCAAAATTGAGAGAGCATCCCAATAGAATTTGCAGAGCGGAAGCGAGATCTTGGTAACATTTGTACATTTCCAAATCAATCTTCCTTAAAAATGCAGCTCCGTCTACACTCACTTTCACGTACGAACTTTTGGTCTGTTCGAGACTGTTCTTTCTCCGGTACGAGCAAACCGGTGGCCAACCCACAACTTGACTCTTAGTCGCCGCTTCACATTCCAAGTCTCTCTCAACTTCCGGAGAAACCCTCTTCTTCCCGGATACGATGGTATCATCTCCGGGGAGACCTAGCCGTAGTTCGGTGATTGCGAGTCCAAGAATACTACTCTCATTCGCCATTTTTTTGATACTTATGATAGAAGTATATTGGTGTGTTAATGTGTTTGaactttattattatgttaCCACTTTATATGTTATCATGGGAACATAAAACGATGCCGTCTGAGACAAGCTCGTTTAACATTGATTTATCTTGTCGGCCCCATTCGAAGATCTTGTCGAAACCTTTatgacattttattttcattcctTTGCCGCTTCGTGTTTAAAATGTCGATGATATATATGGATCCGTTGATTCGACACATCGGACGGCTACGCTCTTGTTACCGACAAAGTAGGGTTTCTTTCTCAGCCATTGGATCATAATTAAACACATTAGTGTATCTCTTTAGACATCCCATGTTGTGTGATTTGTTATGTCTCCCATTCTTTTAATCAACcacataaaaactaaaacaacatATTCATGGTCGAATATATGATAGTGCACATTCTCTacgtatattttttaaatactcATGTTTCTTGACAACCGAACACGTGTTAGTCAAGGCTAAGACAAGTTATGTATATGGCGAACGCCCACACGAAgcttaaattattttcattttttttctacacGTAACACAATAAACACAGTGcgtacataattttatatatgatttttgacccaaaaaaatgtatttgtatatatagtatctAGTTTATGCAATTCACACATGCGCCCGACACTTTCATTAGCTACATTACATGACACATAAATTACCCGATACTTTTGGTTATTTGCATAAATACCTTAAACTTCTGATATTCACAAATCACACACCTACTCCGGCACTTTTCGTTATTAACACATGTatgccactttttttttttgtcatatttgtAACGAATTGGAAACGGaactgattaaaaaaattatcgatGACAGGAacatttcctctttttttttatagatattccCATATCTTTGTATCTCCAATTGTACATTTTTGGAATGTGAATATATTAGTTGATATGGATACGCAAGATTTTCCATTTATGCGATTAGTTATATTTCCTTGTACACATTTTCTAGGTGTTGATCGATCATGTCAAAGTGCATACACGGCCAATGAAAAACACAACACGTACGCGCGACTTTGTGACAATGGAGCGCGCAACCCACAATGATAATGATGAGCACGTCATCGACGTTACAACCGATGACGATTCTACGCCAGGATCGTCTTTGTACGTTACAACCGATGACGAAACCCACAATGATAATGATGAGCACGTCATCGACGTTACAACCGATGACGACTATTCTACGCCAAGATCGTCTTTGGACGAGGGAAGCTATTCTTCATTAAGCTCGCCTCTGTCTACTGATGACGAAACTTCAGATGACGGTGCAAGTTCATCATCTACAAGAGGCTGTGATAGTTTTTGGAATACATTGGAATTAGTAGTCACTTTGGTTCACATTGTTGCAGCATTAGTAATTTTGACTCTGGCAAAAGATGAACATCCACACGCACTTTTGTTAGCATGGCTCATCGGTTACACTTGTGGATGTATTACCATTGCCCTCCTTATTATCCTTTCGCTTCTCCGCAAGTATAACCAAGTTGGGGTTTACTCAAGGTCGAGGTATAATAATCCCATAATAATTCCTATTTAATTCTGTTGAAAgcaaaactatatatgtttcttttgttgttattgaAATTAATGGGTTTAGTTagttaaatcaaaacaaacaaatattggtgGCAGAGTGGATCGGGTGATGGAGGTTTTGAAGATTGGGgttgaatgtttattttttgtgtggttAATCTTGGGGATTGTATGGATTTGTGATGCACACTCATCTCCTTCCGATGCTCCTAAACTCCACAGGTTCAACTCACAATCATATCCCGAAAgagaattaatttgttaaattatcCCTAACTAATTAATCAGTATAACTCACTGTTGTCTTCTTGATTACACTTTTGCAGGTTATGTGTAGGCTTCATTGCTTTCAGTTGCATTAGATATGCATTTACACTTCTATTATGTgcaggtat
Coding sequences within:
- the LOC104743320 gene encoding E3 ubiquitin-protein ligase At4g11680-like, with the translated sequence MKNTTRTRDFVTMERATHNDNDEHVIDVTTDDDSTPGSSLYVTTDDETHNDNDEHVIDVTTDDDYSTPRSSLDEGSYSSLSSPLSTDDETSDDGASSSSTRGCDSFWNTLELVVTLVHIVAALVILTLAKDEHPHALLLAWLIGYTCGCITIALLIILSLLRKYNQVGVYSRSRVDRVMEVLKIGVECLFFVWLILGIVWICDAHSSPSDAPKLHRLCVGFIAFSCIRYAFTLLLCADSLLGGGLYFQRPSPDDCCCICLETFGEEERIVIRKLECSHVFHSKCIDKWLRVKSTCPLCQSLVRD
- the LOC104740249 gene encoding auxin-responsive protein IAA5; this translates as MANESSILGLAITELRLGLPGDDTIVSGKKRVSPEVERDLECEAATKSQVVGWPPVCSYRRKNSLEQTKSSYVKVSVDGAAFLRKIDLEMYKCYQDLASALQILLGCSLNFDDTLKESECVPIYEDRDGDWMLAGDVPWEMFLGSCKRLRIMKRSCNRG
- the LOC104740247 gene encoding cyclin-A2-3-like — protein: MGKENDVSRPFTRARASALRAAEMTSTTQNQQRANAKRPALEDTRATAPNKRKKRAALGEITNVNSNADILEAKDIKQIKKGRGSSQLTSSVTSEVTDLQSGTDAKVEVVSNTTGNLSLCKGTNDTADNCIEKWNFKLPPRPLGRSASTAEKSAVVGSSTVPDIPKFVDIDSDDKDPLLCCLYAPDIYYNLRVSELKRRPVPDFMERVQKDVTQSMRGILVDWLVEVSEEYTLVPDTLYLTVYLIDCFLHGNYVQRQQLQLLGITCMLIASKYEEICAPRIEEFCFITDNTYTRDQVLEMENQVLKHFSFQIYTPTPKTFLRRFIRAAHASHLSLEVEFLASYLTELTLIDYHFLKFLPSVVAASAVFLAKWTLDQSNHPWNPTLEHYTTYKAADLKASVYALQNLQLNTNGCPLSAIRMKYRQEKFKSVAVLMSPKLLDTLF